The Litchfieldia alkalitelluris genome has a window encoding:
- the sigX gene encoding RNA polymerase sigma factor SigX has translation MDAVFQKLYEKYHHDVFSFLFYMVKNREQAEDLVQEVYIRVLKSYDRFEGKSSEKTWLFSIARHVAIDSFRKQKGWKQKIMESFDWNKQQVQDFAPLPEEIAVQNEQVQMMYKCLDKCTVDQRMVLVLRYIQSLSINETAAALDWTESKVKTTQHRALKVLKGYMEELGVKEGAFDEKVRVER, from the coding sequence ATGGACGCCGTGTTTCAAAAACTATATGAAAAATATCATCACGATGTCTTTTCTTTTTTATTTTATATGGTCAAAAATCGCGAACAAGCTGAGGATCTTGTTCAAGAAGTATATATAAGAGTATTAAAATCCTATGACCGATTTGAAGGGAAAAGCAGTGAAAAAACGTGGCTGTTTTCAATTGCGAGACATGTAGCAATCGACTCATTTAGAAAACAAAAGGGCTGGAAGCAAAAAATCATGGAATCGTTTGATTGGAATAAACAGCAGGTTCAAGATTTTGCTCCATTACCTGAGGAAATCGCTGTTCAAAATGAACAAGTACAAATGATGTATAAATGTCTTGATAAATGCACGGTTGACCAGCGAATGGTGTTGGTATTGCGTTATATTCAATCATTATCGATAAATGAAACGGCAGCGGCCTTAGACTGGACAGAGAGTAAGGTAAAAACAACTCAACATCGTGCTCTAAAGGTGTTAAAGGGTTATATGGAAGAATTGGGAGTAAAGGAGGGAGCTTTTGATGAAAAGGTCAGAGTGGAGCGATGA